The Microterricola viridarii nucleotide sequence CCGGCCGAGGCGGATCGGGAGGCCGGCGGGGGATGGGGAGGCGGCTTTCGGTCGAAAGTTGCCTCCCGATCTCCGGGTTGCCTCCGCATCCGGCGTCTCTCCCGTCGGCTGGCGGGAGCGCAAGTGCAACTCCCGTTGGCTCGAGGGAGCCTGCGACCGAAGCCAACGCCGCCGCCCTCCTTGCCCCGTGTCAGTGCCCGGTCGTAGCCTCGTCGCATGGACGAGACGATCACGCTCCGCCCCTGGAGCGACAACGACTTCCCCGTGTTGGAGCGCAGCAACACCCCCGCGATGACGGTCTTCCTCGGCGGCCCGGAATCCGAGGAGGCGCTGCGCAACCGGCACGCCCGCTTCCTGCGGCTCTGGCAGGAGGGCGAGGCGCGCATGTTCGTCGTCGAGAGCTCCCGCGAGCCGGAGCCGGTCGGCTCGATCGGCTACTGGAAGAAGCAGTGGCAGGGCGAGGACGTCTATGAGACGGGCTGGAGCATCGCGACCGCCCACCAAGGGCGCGGACTTGCCGCACGCGCCCTCGCCCTGTGCGTCGCGGATGCCGTGCAGCAGGGTGATCGCCCGCTGCTCCTGGCGTTCCCCCGAATCGACAATGTCGCGTCCAACGCCCTCTGCCGCAGGGGCGGCTTCACGCTGCGCGGCGAAGTCGACTTCGAGTACCCGAAGGGCAACCCCATCCGCTCGAACATCTGGGCCCACG carries:
- a CDS encoding GNAT family N-acetyltransferase codes for the protein MDETITLRPWSDNDFPVLERSNTPAMTVFLGGPESEEALRNRHARFLRLWQEGEARMFVVESSREPEPVGSIGYWKKQWQGEDVYETGWSIATAHQGRGLAARALALCVADAVQQGDRPLLLAFPRIDNVASNALCRRGGFTLRGEVDFEYPKGNPIRSNIWAHELAAAASAHRL